In Myripristis murdjan chromosome 5, fMyrMur1.1, whole genome shotgun sequence, the genomic stretch ggctggtgtttctgggctcggcctcggcccctcagctccactgaagggaaatctgaacgcttcagctcaccgacacattttggacaattctctgcttccagctctgtgggaccagtttggggaaggaaggccctttcctgtcccagcatgactgagccccagtgcacagagcagctccataaaggcgtgtttttgtttaatgtttttatatCTCAGGACTGATTTTATTGTTATCAACTTATTTTATTACTAACATTATcctttcttgtctctttttAGGTTTTTATGGTCTCATTGGTTTATTTCCCTTTGTACATTGGTGCATATACACAGACTTTATAATTACATATGCTCATTTTCTAtcccaatttcccctctgggattgataaagtatttctgattctgattctgattaatcTTTTGGATCTACACTGATCTATTCATGGTAAAACGCAAGGGCCCCCGGGATGATTTTTTTGCCCAGGGCCCCCTGAATGTCTCTGAACGGCCCTGGTTAAACAgcaacaggaacacacacacacacacacacacacacgccttaaATACACACAGCGTTGCCGAGCTGGCACAGCGGTGTGTGTCGAACATAAATAAAGAGCAGCACCGGTATGAGACGTGATACAAGagacggctgctgctgctgctgctgctgagcctgaagcctttttctttttttaagtcagcaggccacacacacctctcattccaggcacaaacacacacacacacacacacactcacacacacagtagcaaaCTCCAGAGCTTGTTCCTGCGAGCAGCGGCCAGCAGCTCGGCTCTGCTCCGCTGCAACACTTTCCACATTAGATAATGAGCTGGGCTCTGGCTTACTGCAGATGGATATCGTGTCTTTAATGTACAAATGGCAGCTGAGGCCGAGCCAactcaaacactcacacactcaaacactcacacactcaaacagtcacacactcaaacactcacacacgcacacacgccgTGCTGATGTGGGCGTCGCCGCGCGCtgggagctgctgctgaaatCAGGCAACAGCTGCTGCTAAATACTACGAACTTTACACTTCCAACATGGTCCGGAGCCACACATGGCACCCAGTTATCACGGCCCGCACGCTGCACGCTCACAAAAACACTGGCTCCTCAGTGGTTCCTCAAAACTCTCTctggttctacagagaaccatcagcagctgaagaacctctttatttaggggctggttcttctcacactctctgtggttctttaaagtgctaaaggttcttcatgtttattggagttatttggtggcggcagcagctaacaattcttttccttgtggattaatgtgcagattatttcctcagtgaatggattaatgtctcactctataaaccatcagaaaacatttttaatagctcatctggaacccaatgaaggaaaaaggaacgtggagaaccggccaacaacacgttcatgttggttttcaacctgcacacagtcatctgatttaacACGCTCAGAGaatcttttattctgaaaaattactagAACCATTTAAcaaaggttctttactgaaccagttgggtccacaaagaactttcttaAAAACGGGTCTTTAAAGAACCTATTTTGGCTcaagttctttaaagaacctttAAGGAGGTTATTTTTCTGAAAAGGTTGTTTGTGGAACCAAAATGGTTCCTCTCTGGCACCTCCAAGAACCATTTCTGGTTCCAGTtagcatctgtattttttcgGTGTGTGAGAGGCCGCCCGTGCTCCTGTGTGGGACATTCCACTGGGAAATGAGTAGCTAAGCTGTGCTGTAAACCGGCACCTTGGGACATAATTTAACCAGGTGAACTGAGTCAGAGGCAAAGTCTCCCACGTTACACCTGCCGCAGAGCTGCAGCACGGCTACGGGAACCCGTTTGGGACAAATTcgtgcttgtttgttttgtctctggcCTTGAGCAGGGGAGGCAGACCAACCTGTTGCTCCGCGTCAAACATTACCACTGACTGGACGACGCAAGAGAGACTAAAACATTTCAACCAAACAAGAGAAATTCAGATTATGGTTCCcagagaaaaaagtgaagcaGCTCAATAAATTACTCCCAGCTGGTTTTGTAAACACTTTGGAAAACAGGGCTACATGACATGGACAAATTTTCATGCTTCAACATTTCTGCCAAATATCTTGCAAATACCTCAAATATCTTAGGCTGAACCCAACCCTGCAACTTGACATCATCCACACGATTACCTGTTGAGATATTAACGTTGTGCATGTTCATATCTGGGTGACCACGTGATGACGATAAATCACTCGGGCCTGATAAGAGCCATGTCACCGCAGGGAAAACATTCCTTATTTGAAACTCCATGTGGCTGTATGAAGTGACCtgtagtgacctctaggataatcacagcctcgtGAAACTtcaccagtgttgggaccaattactcacaaaactaataagttacaattactaattacttctgtaaaaaagtaattttgattactactcacttactgctgcagaagagtaattcaattactggggaaagtaatttttatgattacttttttcttttcttaaatcctcttattagtgcacatatttttgcgttgctgttgcagtgtggacactgctgtcaaatttcatctatcattgtctgTTGGGctcgttactttgaaaaagtcattcattatagtttaaagtagtgatgtcagttagtccaggtggggaattgaacccctggtcttctgtatggcaggcggagacactatccgctctgccgtcagGGAACACATAtgctttttgtaatttgtgctgagtcattctccatgcatgttgataagttacgaaaaactgcaaagtccgaccggtttgaaaattgacacaccgctttttctccacaagacgcacatttttcgaacagaatagtaaaataataataataataagtattagtagaaagtaacggcaagtaacggcgcattttattgtcagtaacggtaacggcgttacaacgggggaaacagtaatttctttgattactcgttactgataaaagtaacgccgttactttgtaacgccgttactcccatcactgaacttcacagacacaaactggaggagaattcaaaaaaaaaaaaaaaaaaaaaaaaaaaacagaaaatcacaatAAACGGTACCATCGAATCACAATACTCCAGAATAGCAACACATATCGAATCGGCACCGGAGTATCGTGACAGTATCGGATCAGGGGACCAACACATCGCTGCTCaagagagagtaaaaaaacatagaaatcaAACGAGGGAAATACAGATTATGGTGCCCCGCCCATCTGGCACGGCCTGATAGATTAATCCCGGCCGGATTGGAAAACACTTTCTCACCCATTCCAGGACGCGGATAAATCCCAGAGGTTCCTTCAGGGGTCCCAGGTCCAGAGAGAAGCCCGACACCATTTTCTGAAAACAACAAGCACAAGTTTGTTTTGAGAAAGTTTCGGTCGAGTTGAGTCGAGCGGGACGGACGACACGAGCAGGTGAGCGGCGGGACGTCACCTGTTCCCACCTTTCCTGCTCCGGCCCTGCCCCGCACAGCCTGCTAGCCGCATGCTAACGCTAACGGCGGTGCAACGGCTCAGCGAGCGGACTCACCTGAACAGCGTCCATTTCCAGGTGAAGCCGCGGCAGAGCGGAGCGACCGGGGCCGTGACGGAGCCGGAGGTTTGGTTACGAGGCCGACTCGAAGTTAGCGAAGTCCGTTTAGACGCGACTGAGCGGAGACAGGAGCTCCCAACACGGCAGCTAACCGCTGTCAGACACCGCCGTCAAGCTAACCCGCACGACACGCACCGCTTCCGGCTCGCgctttcaaattaaaacacaacacagctcattgaaaataaagtggaaaaaaaaaatatatcgaAGCGGGATAATTAACAACGATTAACACTTTTTTAACTCAAGTCATAGCCACATAGTTagactgataaataaaaaaaatagcaatttgACAATGATTAAAGAGCAAAGGTgtatttcagaatcagaaattagtgaaattataagaaaatgaaaaggacggtaaaaaatataaaaatgtgtgcattagaaattgatatttttttaaaaaaaagcacattgtacatgatgctttttttttttttttttacaaatttctaaatttctatttctcatttcttttttatttcttggaatttaattcttctttcgagaatttgagcaactgcagctgaccaaAATTCGCCCTCAGGGATCAAAGTATTTCTAACTCTGATTCTAATTCTgttaaaatatgtgcattaatcttacaataatattactacaataaacacagaaataagaaacagagAACATGTAGTGCAGTGGGAAGCCGTTAACCTGAATTATTGCTAATGCaactttttttcatcagtttccaTTAAAGTACTTGTAATTATGTTTATCAATTCACATTATTAGGCTGTGTCACTTCTTATTCTTGGTGTGGAGagtctaaatgttgtttcagaggctttcatCTCCAGGGAGAAAACAGTTCTGCAGTAAATGCTGAACGCATGTCATTTTTGGcaccaaaaactttttttttttttttttttttgtgtataattttgtataataattttgtaataTATCAGTATCAGTTCCATAATATTAGCATCCATATCAGCCCATTCAACACTGAGTTACTTTTATGTGACTTTTGATGCAATTGAGCCGACTGTTGACTGCACTTCTTCTTCCACCTCCAGGTACAtggtttttattgtgaaggtaAAATCACTTTACTTCCGGTCTTGCTGTGTGTAACTCTGTGGATTTTTCAACTTGGTGCAAGTTAGTGAGTCAAACTAAAGTTACCAGACGTTCCAGAGAATCCAGAGAGCAGCAGGGGCGGACTCAGGCTGTGGGGGGGCAGGGACGTAACATATAACCACCCAGCCACCACATGGGGGGCCACCAGCCTGCAGAACGCCTGACGCATGACCccaacattaaaatgatttcattaGGTGACTCACATTTCATGTTAAACTCCACCTCTGCAagaaaaacacccacacatgtattcatttatttaacatgTGACCTCATAATGCAAAAAGTGAATTAATACTAAACGTTACTAAACATTAATGGCCTATCTGTCTAAATtaaatatcaatattattatataCTGAATTCGAGTCATGAGGGCAGTTCATAATGTTATTGCACAGAGAGGAGCCCCACAGTACAACTGGGTGAAATGGACAAAACCAAATATCACCGTATCTTTGACTAAATATCGATATTGATATTCTGATGATCTTGTAGGAACAACTGTCGGTGCTTCCATACGGTATTTACACATtaaagatttttgataaacactcatcagtaatgtggatgtgatgaccaagcaggtagagacaaaaataaataaataaataaaacggcTACAGTGGTTGAATAAGAtgagaaaatgtcatttctttactgtaatacagcctttaCAACCAGAACACGTCACTTATGTCATATTACAGTATTAGAATATCTGAAATCACAGATCAAATGGGGGCATGTGCACCGCTAGTGGTACGTAGGAGTACTGCAGGGGTATGTAAGAAAAACCTGTCATGCatatttcctaaaaaaaatcagcctatgctataataaatttcaataaaaaaaaaagttcaataaaaaaaatataaatgttaagtttgataaagcatatatctgggtttcctgaaggtgtcaggtgtgtgtgtttgtggtttaaatctgctgccgtggtcatCGAGCGAGGACGTTGGTTcgctctgagcgggaagacgagacaaaacaaatccagaaagtggatcagtggttgaagcgtagcagcgatacagctggaaacaaggaggaagaagagaagaagcagaaacacaaacaagagaatctgctcagcatcaggttgttggttcacactgatggagctggactgaccctctgaccacaggacgGGGTTTCTAccaagatttttgttttttttcaccagtCGAGGGAATTTGGCTAAAATTATTGAAAAATCCCTCATTAATTCGTGTGTAGGTCAGATGTTTATATGTTAATGTTTTACAAATCAAAACTCTGGCCTATCCTCTTCAGTGTGTAGCTGTTTATCCtgcaaaacatgaaatgtaAAGTATTTACCAGCAAGGTCATTAGAGTTCACTATATCAAAACTAAAACTGGGTGTGAGAAAACATTGTAGTTAActggaatgaaaataaaaactagacttgagaaaaaaaatgaaactgaaacaataataataataataatggttctttaacatcatgccggaggactgcggttgtaaactagcctctggctaacaccggcgcatttacagtaatgttaatcaatgtgcattgtcctctctaaataaaaaataaataaataaataaaatgtgtacttaAAAAAACTTAACTAAAATCCAAGTGTGTAGAAAATATTCTTACATACACCCTCCATACTATAATaaaaaaactgacaataaaaactcaactcaaactaaacattttcagacaataaaaactaaacttaaaCCAGTAAACTCACTTTGCagatgaaactgaactgaaggcAAAAATTACAAACCAAACAAACGACTAAGCGACTGCATCAAtcattaaaagtattttttatttacagagtAACCTGTACAAGTCACTTTTTAATCAGTAAGCTCATGGAAATGGATCATAACAGGTGCAAACACATAGGAAGACTAACCAACAGGCTAATCTTCTGTCATTCCACACTGAGGAGAGCAACGTGACGCTCACACGCGAGGAAACAGCAGGGTGCAAAGAGCTCGACAGCAACtcgctgaaataaaacatcacattaGAGATCATAGAAAACGTCCCGGCGGTCCCTGAGTGGTTCGTTCACAGAGAAAGACGACAGAGTGCTCACGACAGTAACCCAGACAGATGTGATTCTTACACGGTCATTTAAAGTATGGCTGCTGTATAAAAGCatggttaaaaaacaaacaaacaaaaaaaaaaaaaactaatttctgacaaaaatatacactaagtccataaataaaaataacaaaccaGGCAGCAGATGCACTCCTTATGATGTGGGTGAGAACATGAATAGTGAGATAATGAACCACACGCAACTGATGAAGAGGAAACAACCCTAACATCCTCATTTCTGTTTGGAATATTGTTGATTCTCAAGATtcattcaacaacaacaacaaaaaaaacaaaaaaacagtctatTCACAATCTGGGAACTAAGCAAACATAGacattatctgtttttttagtTTCCACCAGTCAGGTTTAGTCACATTTCTGAAAAGAACGAGAGGCAGGCGAGGGGTCAGGCTAGCAGAGTGCAGCAGTATGAAGCTTGCGAGCCCTGTTTAGTCATGATTCCATATTTAGCATACACAGTATACAGAAACGACTTCTCTCTGCAAGTGAAACACGACTTGAGTCAGTGTGAGCGGTGCACTTCACTTTGTCTTCCACAAAATTCCTGACAAGTAGTTTTCCTGAGGATGCTCTACACACAGCTGTTGTTGGAAACAAGGTAGgagaataaaacagcatttaaaaagaaaacaaaaacaaaaaaagaatcctTGTTTCGTCATATGAAATAACATGCCTCAAAAACTGCTTACACAAGAGAAGATGACTAAAATGTACAGAAATAAGTACCAAAAGTTTAAAATGAAACGTGTTTTTCTTTATCCTTTGTCCCTATGAAAGCCTCCATGACGAGACGAGCTctctcagctgtcaatcatctcGGACAGCTCCTGCAGCAGGTCGTCCTCTCCGATGCCGGGGTCCACGTCTGCCTCCAGGTGGTCGTCGGTGAACTCGTTCATCAGCTCCTCGAAGTCGTCCACGGCGGAGCTGGAGGCGGCGGCGACTCGGGACGAAGCCACGCTGGACCTCCGCGACTTGGACTGAGCCGTGGTCTTCGGTGcagagctgagaggagagaggcgggTTAATATTCACGTGTTCAGGAACAGACAGCAGgggtgggaggaaaaaaataaatcgtGTCATGCCAGGTCATCAACAAAAAGAGTAAACTTGCAAAGTCTGgctacattttacaattttttacattttgtcaaactggacctcactgtataaaatgacctctaggagaatcacagcctcatcaaacgttatagacacaaactagaggagaattcaaaaaaccaaaatcacaataaatcataaaattgAATCACAACACATTGAATCGGCACCCAAATATCGTGAAGGGATTGATCAGCAGAATGAGCTGACCCGGCTGGGGGTGGAGCTTGTTTGTTCATACCCTCTTTTGAATGTTATTTTGTGTACAGACGGTGAAAGTCTTTTTTTCCGTCGATAGAGGGCAATAAAGAAAGAATCTGAATTTAAAAGCAGAGCGGTAGCAGTCAGTCCTTTACCTCTGGGGCACGGCGCAGGCCTCCCTGGCTGCAGCGGGGCTGATGGTGGGTTTGGTCTGAACTGGACTCTGGAAAACAGGGACCGTCTGCAGCTCCTCGGTCAGCGGGCTGGAGCTGGAGCCTGCGCCCAGCACAGCGCCGGGGCTGCTGGGAACAGCAGGGCTCAGCTGGGCCTCTGCACTGGAGGACGGGAACATCTGAAGAGGAGATGAAGGTAAGTGACGGTCattggagtgtttccattgtTATGTTTTATCAGCTGTTCATACATATGACTTGAAATTATATAAAAGATGCTTTCGTGATGACGGTTGGGAAACTAGATCACTGcaatagaaaatatataaaaagaataaaggcaAATGGGTGTAAAAAAGTGTACATTTACAAGCAgtagatttaaaataaaactaaatgaaaaaatgttatgAAAATATACCAAATGTATAATATAAACACATTTGGTTTGAATTAAGTGAAACGTTtctattaaaaagaaaatgaatacacccaaatgagaaaatgtgaagaaatgTGACTTTGGCATGTACACACAAAGTGTGAACTGTGACAGAACAGAGCAGGGCAGGAGTGTGTGGTCATgtgttgttaatgttttttgaactgcaCAGTCAAAGTAGAGCAGACATGGGCTCGGTGTCGCCTACCTTCCCCTGTTTGCACACCGGCTCCTGCAGCGGCTCCTCTGGCCCTGTGGAGGCGCTGTTCAGAGGTTTGACGGCAGCCACAGCCGATCGCTCTGCGGCCTTCCTCTTCTGGCCCGGCTTCACCTGCGCCGCCGGCTTCATCACTGAGGGCTTCACGTTCAGTTTGGGCCTCACTGGAAAGGGAGCAAACCAGAAACAGGATATAGTGAAAACCCTGTGTGTTGTCAGGTCAGCTGCAGTTCATCAGGTGGCCAAAATGTGAAATCCCACAACTTTTCTACAGCCTTCAGTAACTTCAGTTAGCACACTAGTAGGAGCTGCACATGCTCGTCCTGAGGGGCTGATGTGTTGTTGCACTGTGGTTGAGCAGCAGAATGTATAAGGAACACTGGAGTTAACACTGCTGTCTGGAACATACCTGTCCAAATTTCACCTTTTCCCTCAAAATTAAAACCCTGAGGAAGGCTCTGCCCAAAacactgttcattttttaaacaccTTCGTCCTTTTCTGATTTCTAAAACAGACAGGATCCCCAGTTTAAACATCTGAGACCAGAAGCTCCAGGAGAAGCAGTGTAATGAGTGCAGCTATAAAGCAAAGTAGTAGAGGGTCCTGTACCTTTGGTGTCTGTGGTCTGTCCCGGGGATTTCTTCTGCACGGGTTCCTGTGTAGGTGCCGCCCTGGCCTGCTTGACTGGTGAGGGCGCTGGagagtccctgctgctgctggggctcTGAGAGAGGGAGTCGGCCTCGGCCTGGCGGGGAGGGGAGCTCTGTGTCACGGCCCCCGAGGTCACGGCTGTGACGGCAGCTGTGGTGGTGACCGCGGTGGTGCTGTGTACCGGCGAGGTGGCTTTGGGTTTGAGGGAGATCAGTTTGCGAGCAGGGGGCTTCTGGGTGGAGGTGGAATCagaggaaggtgaggaggagTCTGCAGGTGTGAGACTGGCTCTGACCGGAGTCTTCCTCTTCAGGGCGGGACCTACCGCCTGTTTCTGACAAGGCTCTGCCTCAGCGGAGCCTTTAGATTGGCTGGTGGAGGAGGCCTGCTCCTCCATCTCCTGCTTGCGAAGGCGTTTCTCTCGCATGATCTCCTCAAAGGTCTTGACCTTCACACCGTTACTGGAAGCAGGACTGGCctaggaagagaaaaaaaaaaacatttaccatCAGCTACTGCCAGTGGAACAGCAGACACAACATGGTGATGATCTAGAAGCCTCAGAGTGTGTCGGGTCatacctcagcagcagcagcagcagctttaacTGGCTTCTCTGTCACATCAGCCGTCTTCTGAGTGCTGATGCTGCCTGCTGGGTTCAACATCAAATTCATCAGGTTAGACAAATGAGCAAATGGCACCATCAGTTAAGTAGTATTATCAGTTCTGCCTCCATCTCTGTAAGCTTGTGGAAACACATCAGGTGAAGTGCCGTCTTACCGAGGGCAGCTGGTTTACTGATGCGCAGTAGGCGGGGCTTCCTTGTTTTGGGCTCTTCATTGTCAGCGCTCTTCTCGTTTTCTGGCTCCAGGGCTTTCTGAGCCTCCATCCTGGCTGCCTTCTCCCTGCGGATCTCCTCCAGGGTCTTCACCCTCACCTCCGTGCTGGTCGGAGCCGCGCCGGA encodes the following:
- the zc3h11a gene encoding zinc finger CCCH domain-containing protein 11A isoform X1: MTNHGDDCYFYYYSTCTRGDSCPFRHCEAAMGNETVCNLWQEGRCFRTVCKFRHTEIKKNRKEIPCYWENQPAGCQKPHCAFYHEKPRFINGIYVAPSKGITKNEEQPNEEPAPPPPAPLPTATNPQLRGVMKAETQETVPSPTHPPVVINPADDDEDEDDQFSEEGEDGKVGPDGTRLTSPRKLPGGPKADDSLNFGVSTLEEIRLRKALKASMKKAGYPIQSADTAANGEKENMRSFGRPALYESRDGLVVLEETARPRGSIAERLGKKVFNNDVGGDPALKRSLAERLGRVVDEEQPLLAPQKALKPVRERLGLAAEPVSSAQPAESNTASKNAPEQIRIKTLEEIRQEKAAKSQPHSPPGNPAASAPETSITKAVSTKAAKGSKRTITVKDSTVVHVKTFSEIIHAKKKKQEEEEHQKQEKVPSPKKAKQDPVKTQSQSGAAPTSTEVRVKTLEEIRREKAARMEAQKALEPENEKSADNEEPKTRKPRLLRISKPAALAGSISTQKTADVTEKPVKAAAAAAEASPASSNGVKVKTFEEIMREKRLRKQEMEEQASSTSQSKGSAEAEPCQKQAVGPALKRKTPVRASLTPADSSSPSSDSTSTQKPPARKLISLKPKATSPVHSTTAVTTTAAVTAVTSGAVTQSSPPRQAEADSLSQSPSSSRDSPAPSPVKQARAAPTQEPVQKKSPGQTTDTKVRPKLNVKPSVMKPAAQVKPGQKRKAAERSAVAAVKPLNSASTGPEEPLQEPVCKQGKMFPSSSAEAQLSPAVPSSPGAVLGAGSSSSPLTEELQTVPVFQSPVQTKPTISPAAAREACAVPQSSAPKTTAQSKSRRSSVASSRVAAASSSAVDDFEELMNEFTDDHLEADVDPGIGEDDLLQELSEMIDS
- the zc3h11a gene encoding zinc finger CCCH domain-containing protein 11A isoform X2 yields the protein MTNHGDDCYFYYYSTCTRGDSCPFRHCEAAMGNETVCNLWQEGRCFRTVCKFRHTEIKKNRKEIPCYWENQPAGCQKPHCAFYHEKPRFINGIYVAPSKGITKNEEQPNEEPAPPPPAPLPTATNPQLRGVMKAETQETVPSPTHPPVVINPADDDEDEDDQFSEEGEDGKVGPDGTRLTSPRKLPGGPKADDSLNFGVSTLEEIRLRKALKASMKKAGYPIQSADTAANGEKENMRSFGRPALYESRDGLVVLEETARPRGSIAERLGKKVFNNDVGGDPALKRSLAERLGRVVDEEQPLLAPQKALKPVRERLGLAAEPVSSAQPAESNTASKNAPEQIRIKTLEEIRQEKAAKSQPHSPPGNPAASAPETSITKAVSTKAAKGSKRTITVKDSTVVHVKTFSEIIHAKKKKQEEEEHQKQEKVPSPKKAKQDPVKTQSQSGAAPTSTEVRVKTLEEIRREKAARMEAQKALEPENEKSADNEEPKTRKPRLLRISKPAALGSISTQKTADVTEKPVKAAAAAAEASPASSNGVKVKTFEEIMREKRLRKQEMEEQASSTSQSKGSAEAEPCQKQAVGPALKRKTPVRASLTPADSSSPSSDSTSTQKPPARKLISLKPKATSPVHSTTAVTTTAAVTAVTSGAVTQSSPPRQAEADSLSQSPSSSRDSPAPSPVKQARAAPTQEPVQKKSPGQTTDTKVRPKLNVKPSVMKPAAQVKPGQKRKAAERSAVAAVKPLNSASTGPEEPLQEPVCKQGKMFPSSSAEAQLSPAVPSSPGAVLGAGSSSSPLTEELQTVPVFQSPVQTKPTISPAAAREACAVPQSSAPKTTAQSKSRRSSVASSRVAAASSSAVDDFEELMNEFTDDHLEADVDPGIGEDDLLQELSEMIDS